One window from the genome of Elaeis guineensis isolate ETL-2024a chromosome 5, EG11, whole genome shotgun sequence encodes:
- the LOC105045941 gene encoding uncharacterized protein isoform X2, whose protein sequence is MESRGSERRRSLRRKPLADLTNAAPSLFSSNSTRSLLEPIPNPKPRPKPPQTSNPDEPSTRSNSGFNSTGHEDNGGRNVATSSPKSKVTFLDSVDDDAQHDNSNHSIVYARQTVEGRRCKEKEAGRRKWKEKEARMCKGKATPSTALSCPPVARTRSMKGKLVMEDDKFDHPKAFSVPYPEAKKKQRYTLPEDFIEKKRAYFAEIDSFELSEEVVSESELE, encoded by the exons ATGGAAAGCCGTGGATCCGAGAGGAGGAGAAGCCTCAGGAGAAAACCCCTCGCCGACCTCACCAACGCCGCCCCTTCCCTCTTCTCCTCCAACTCTACCCGTTCTCTCCTTGAACCCATCCCCAATCCCAAGCCGAGGCCCAAACCGCCCCAAACCTCGAACCCCGACGAGCCCTCCACCAGATCCAACTCTGGCTTCAATTCCACTGGCCACGAAGACAATGGAGGTCGGAATGTTGCCACGTCCTCTCCGAAATCCAAAGTGACATTCCTGGATTCGG TTGATGATGATGCTCAACATGACAATTCAAACCATTCTATAGTTTATGCTCGACAAACTGTGGAAGGTAGAAGGTGCAAGGAAAAAGAGGCAGGAAGAAGAAAGTGGAAGGAAAAAGAAGCAAGAATGTGTAAGGGGAAAGCTACACCATCCACAGCATTGAGTTGTCCACCAGTGGCAAGAACCAGAAGTATGAA GGGAAAACTGGTGATGGAGGATGACAAATTTGATCACCCAAAAGCATTTTCAGTTCCATATCCAGAAGCCAAAAAG AAGCAGCGCTACACATTGcctgaagattttattgagaaaAAGAGAGCTTACTTTGCAGAGATTGATTCCTTTGAACTGTCTGAGGAGGTCGTCTCAGAGAGTGAACTGGAATAG
- the LOC105045941 gene encoding uncharacterized protein isoform X1, protein MESRGSERRRSLRRKPLADLTNAAPSLFSSNSTRSLLEPIPNPKPRPKPPQTSNPDEPSTRSNSGFNSTGHEDNGGRNVATSSPKSKVTFLDSVDDDAQHDNSNHSIVYARQTVEGRRCKEKEAGRRKWKEKEARMCKGKATPSTALSCPPVARTRSMKGKLVMEDDKFDHPKAFSVPYPEAKKLLQNLLMFTKGTLLPLYDLQERILNMFSCNGWKSLLDLISQ, encoded by the exons ATGGAAAGCCGTGGATCCGAGAGGAGGAGAAGCCTCAGGAGAAAACCCCTCGCCGACCTCACCAACGCCGCCCCTTCCCTCTTCTCCTCCAACTCTACCCGTTCTCTCCTTGAACCCATCCCCAATCCCAAGCCGAGGCCCAAACCGCCCCAAACCTCGAACCCCGACGAGCCCTCCACCAGATCCAACTCTGGCTTCAATTCCACTGGCCACGAAGACAATGGAGGTCGGAATGTTGCCACGTCCTCTCCGAAATCCAAAGTGACATTCCTGGATTCGG TTGATGATGATGCTCAACATGACAATTCAAACCATTCTATAGTTTATGCTCGACAAACTGTGGAAGGTAGAAGGTGCAAGGAAAAAGAGGCAGGAAGAAGAAAGTGGAAGGAAAAAGAAGCAAGAATGTGTAAGGGGAAAGCTACACCATCCACAGCATTGAGTTGTCCACCAGTGGCAAGAACCAGAAGTATGAA GGGAAAACTGGTGATGGAGGATGACAAATTTGATCACCCAAAAGCATTTTCAGTTCCATATCCAGAAGCCAAAAAG CTGCTTCAAAATCTGTTAATGTTTACCAAAGGGACACTACTACCTTTATATGATCTCCAAGAGAGAATCCTGAACATGTTTTCTTGCAATGGATGGAAAAGTCTTCTAGATTTGATAAGCCAATAA
- the LOC105045941 gene encoding uncharacterized protein isoform X3: protein MESRGSERRRSLRRKPLADLTNAAPSLFSSNSTRSLLEPIPNPKPRPKPPQTSNPDEPSTRSNSGFNSTGHEDNGGRNVATSSPKSKVTFLDSVYARQTVEGRRCKEKEAGRRKWKEKEARMCKGKATPSTALSCPPVARTRSMKGKLVMEDDKFDHPKAFSVPYPEAKKLLQNLLMFTKGTLLPLYDLQERILNMFSCNGWKSLLDLISQ from the exons ATGGAAAGCCGTGGATCCGAGAGGAGGAGAAGCCTCAGGAGAAAACCCCTCGCCGACCTCACCAACGCCGCCCCTTCCCTCTTCTCCTCCAACTCTACCCGTTCTCTCCTTGAACCCATCCCCAATCCCAAGCCGAGGCCCAAACCGCCCCAAACCTCGAACCCCGACGAGCCCTCCACCAGATCCAACTCTGGCTTCAATTCCACTGGCCACGAAGACAATGGAGGTCGGAATGTTGCCACGTCCTCTCCGAAATCCAAAGTGACATTCCTGGATTCGG TTTATGCTCGACAAACTGTGGAAGGTAGAAGGTGCAAGGAAAAAGAGGCAGGAAGAAGAAAGTGGAAGGAAAAAGAAGCAAGAATGTGTAAGGGGAAAGCTACACCATCCACAGCATTGAGTTGTCCACCAGTGGCAAGAACCAGAAGTATGAA GGGAAAACTGGTGATGGAGGATGACAAATTTGATCACCCAAAAGCATTTTCAGTTCCATATCCAGAAGCCAAAAAG CTGCTTCAAAATCTGTTAATGTTTACCAAAGGGACACTACTACCTTTATATGATCTCCAAGAGAGAATCCTGAACATGTTTTCTTGCAATGGATGGAAAAGTCTTCTAGATTTGATAAGCCAATAA
- the LOC105045940 gene encoding uncharacterized protein, with amino-acid sequence MSSLQAWVAEHKLTSVGAFWASAIGASLAYTRKTAPLIKPSLRLIHARMHAQALTVAVLSGAALLHYYDSNHAIDDDEKVSPTTLV; translated from the exons ATGAGCTCGTTGCAGGCCTGGGTTGCTGAGCACAAGCTCACTAGCGTGG GAGCGTTCTGGGCTTCTGCCATTGGAGCCTCCCTGGCTTACACGCGGAAGACGGCTCCACTTATCAAGCCCAGCCTTCGGCTAATACACGCTAG GATGCACGCCCAGGCTCTGACGGTGGCGGTGCTCTCCGGCGCGGCGCTGCTGCACTACTATGACAGCAACCATGCCATTGATGATGACGAAAAAGTTTCACCCACCACCCTGGTTTAG
- the LOC105045939 gene encoding BTB/POZ domain-containing protein At1g01640, with product MDCCICGPMAFFFKPPRNTICSSCHEGAKGLMAFFNELDGNQYAGIPTNSHGLKPNISMGILDAFKWVKKMKEREEEVNEKMSFLDGLVLALRDGIHTDILVKPGTGAPIAAHRALLATKSEIFRTMLGHDECKAPAEDTVSLPELSHDELKCLLEFLYTGCLPKGSADKELYSMLVAADKYDIPFLRKVCEHQILHSLDSSNVLDILEVSEVCSNRMLKDHAVNSIVRHVEDVVFSTRYDEFALKNAHLCVEITRALLREMKDKKDHEMSV from the exons ATGGATTGCTGCATCTGTGGTCCCATGGCCTTTTTTTTCAAGCCTCCGAGGAACACCATCTGCTCCAGCTGCCATGAGGGAGCCAAAGGCTTGATGGCTTTCTTTAACGAGCTAGACGGCAATCAATATGCCGGTATTCCTACAAATTCTCATGGCTTGAAACCCAATATATCCATG GGGATCTTAGATGCTTTCAAGTGggtgaagaagatgaaagagagggaggaagaagtgAATGAGAAGATGAGCTTTCTGGACGGTCTTGTGTTGGCACTGAGGGATGGGATCCACACAGACATTTTGGTGAAGCCGGGCACAGGGGCTCCTATAGCTGCCCATAGAGCTCTGCTG GCCACAAAGTCCGAAATCTTCAGAACAATGCTAGGCCATGATGAATGCAAAGCCCCAGCAGAGGACACCGTCTCTCTCCCGGAGCTCAGCCATGATGAGCTCAAATGCCTCCTGGAGTTCCTCTACACTGGTTGTTTGCCCAAGGGGAGTGCAGACAAGGAACTATATTCTATGTTAGTAGCAGCGGATAAGTATGACATCCCCTTCCTCAGAAAGGTCTGTGAGCATCAGATACTACACTCCTTGGACTCATCAAATGTACTTGATATCCTTGAGGTGTCAGAGGTTTGTTCCAATAGAATGTTGAAGGATCACGCCGTGAACTCAATTGTCAGGCATGTGGAGGATGTTGTGTTCTCCACAAGATATGATGAGTTTGCTCTGAAGAATGCTCACCTGTGTGTGGAGATCACGAGGGCTTTGCTCAGGGAGATGAAGGATAAAAAAGATCATGAGATGTCCGTTTAA
- the LOC105045938 gene encoding transcription factor bHLH61: MVSREQKKAALHEKLQLLRSVTNSHALSKTSIIVDASKYIQELKEKVGAVARDLEEANPLPAVTVETMEKGFLINVFLEKSLPGLLVSILEAFEELGLDVLDADVSCTNRFRLEAVGEHQTESMDAQVVRQAVLQAIQKCRESEEQ, translated from the exons atggtctCCAGGGAGCAGAAGAAAGCTGCTCTGCATGAGAAGCTACAGCTCCTTCGTTCTGTTACTAATTCCCATGCA CTTAGCAAAACTTCTATCATAGTAGATGCTTCAAAATATATTCAAGAGTTGAAGGAAAAGGTTGGTGCAGTTGCACGGGATTTGGAAGAAGCTAACCCCTTGCCTGCG GTTACAGTTGAAACCATGGAAAAGGGTTTCCTTATCAATGTATTCTTAGAGAAGAGCTTGCCGGGTTTGCTTGTCTCTATTCTGGAGGCCTTTGAGGAGCTGGGCCTTGATGTGCTGGATGCTGATGTTTCTTGCACCAATAGGTTTCGCCTAGAAGCAGTTGGAGAA CATCAAACTGAGAGCATGGATGCTCAGGTGGTGAGGCAAGCGGTGTTGCAAGCCATCCAGAAATGCAGAGAAAGTGAAGAGCAGTAA